A single genomic interval of Oceanithermus profundus DSM 14977 harbors:
- a CDS encoding trans-sulfuration enzyme family protein, which produces MDPSDLLHEPPLTPYGEVVPPVFQNSLFAFTTTAEFEAAMRSGDRPVYTRIANPTVRVFEEKVAALEGTEDALAFASGNAAMAAVLFTFLEAGDRVVAATPVYAGTYGMLTKLLPKFGVEVDFVPGHDTAALVRALAGARLLLLESPTSYTFELQDLAPLTEAAREHGVLSVIDNTYGAGVYLRPARFGVDLVVHSATKYFSGHSDVVAGVVAGPRERLNAVRSLGTVFLGGKLAPWEAWLLVRGLRTLELRLERHQATALELARFLEAHPKVRRVLHPGLESHPQHELARRYLEGTGGLFAVELAGEAEARAFADALERFAIGVSWGGHESLVLPLAAQPRVRAAYGFPPGLVRLFAGLEPAEALKRDLEQALARVG; this is translated from the coding sequence ATGGACCCAAGCGACCTGCTGCACGAACCCCCGCTCACGCCCTACGGTGAGGTCGTCCCCCCCGTCTTCCAGAACTCGCTCTTCGCCTTCACGACGACGGCCGAGTTCGAGGCGGCCATGCGCAGCGGCGACCGCCCCGTCTACACCCGCATCGCCAACCCCACGGTGCGCGTCTTCGAGGAGAAGGTGGCCGCGCTGGAGGGCACCGAGGACGCCCTGGCCTTCGCCAGCGGCAACGCGGCGATGGCCGCGGTGCTCTTCACCTTCCTCGAGGCCGGGGACCGGGTGGTGGCCGCCACGCCCGTCTACGCCGGGACCTACGGGATGCTCACCAAGCTGCTGCCCAAGTTCGGGGTCGAGGTGGACTTCGTTCCCGGCCACGACACCGCCGCCCTGGTGCGGGCGCTCGCGGGGGCGCGGCTGCTGCTCCTCGAGTCGCCCACCTCGTACACCTTCGAGCTGCAGGACCTGGCCCCGCTCACCGAAGCCGCCCGCGAACACGGGGTGCTGAGCGTCATCGACAACACCTACGGCGCCGGCGTCTACCTGCGCCCGGCGCGCTTCGGCGTGGACCTGGTGGTGCACTCGGCCACCAAGTACTTCTCGGGGCATTCGGACGTGGTGGCGGGGGTGGTGGCGGGCCCCAGGGAGCGGCTGAACGCAGTGCGTTCGCTGGGCACCGTCTTCCTGGGCGGCAAGCTGGCCCCCTGGGAGGCGTGGCTGCTGGTGCGCGGGCTGCGGACGCTGGAACTGCGGCTCGAACGCCACCAGGCGACCGCACTGGAGCTGGCCCGCTTCCTGGAGGCGCACCCCAAGGTGCGGCGGGTCCTCCACCCCGGCCTCGAAAGCCACCCCCAGCACGAACTGGCGCGGCGCTACCTCGAAGGAACCGGCGGCCTCTTCGCCGTGGAGCTGGCGGGTGAGGCGGAGGCGCGCGCCTTCGCCGACGCGCTCGAGCGCTTCGCCATCGGCGTGAGCTGGGGCGGGCACGAGTCGCTGGTGCTGCCGCTGGCGGCCCAGCCGCGGGTGCGGGCGGCCTACGGCTTTCCACCGGGGCTGGTGCGGCTCTTCGCCGGGCTGGAGCCCGCGGAGGCCTTGAAGCGCGACCTCGAGCAGGCGCTCGCGCGGGTCGGGTAA
- the sufC gene encoding Fe-S cluster assembly ATPase SufC, which translates to MTKTLEIRDLWVNVEDTPILKGVNLTLPRGEVHALMGPNGAGKSTLGKVIAGDPGYEVVRGQILLDGEDIAGLEPDERARKGLFLAFQYPVEVPGVTIANFLRLALQARYGKEVPLTEFYGKLQRAIETLEWDEAYVTRYLNEGFSGGEKKRNEILQLMVLEPAYAILDETDSGLDIDALKVVAKGVNAMRGPDFGALVITHYQRLLNYIVPDVVHVMMDGRIVKTGGRELALELEERGYDWLKEEVGA; encoded by the coding sequence ATGACGAAGACACTCGAAATCCGTGACCTCTGGGTCAACGTCGAAGACACCCCCATCCTCAAAGGGGTCAACCTGACCCTCCCCCGCGGGGAGGTGCACGCCCTCATGGGGCCGAACGGAGCCGGCAAGAGCACGCTGGGCAAGGTCATCGCCGGCGATCCCGGCTACGAAGTGGTGCGGGGGCAGATCCTGCTCGACGGCGAGGACATCGCCGGGCTCGAGCCCGACGAGCGCGCCCGCAAGGGGCTCTTCCTCGCCTTCCAGTACCCGGTCGAGGTCCCGGGGGTGACGATCGCCAACTTCCTGCGCCTGGCGCTGCAGGCCCGCTACGGCAAGGAGGTGCCGCTCACCGAGTTCTACGGCAAACTGCAGCGCGCCATCGAGACCCTCGAGTGGGACGAGGCCTACGTGACCCGCTACCTCAACGAGGGCTTCTCGGGCGGCGAGAAGAAGCGCAACGAGATCCTGCAGCTGATGGTGCTCGAGCCCGCCTACGCGATCCTCGACGAGACCGACTCGGGCCTCGACATCGACGCCCTCAAGGTCGTGGCCAAGGGCGTGAACGCCATGCGCGGCCCCGACTTCGGCGCGCTGGTGATCACCCACTACCAGCGCCTGCTCAACTACATCGTCCCCGACGTGGTGCACGTGATGATGGACGGCCGCATCGTCAAGACCGGCGGCCGTGAGCTGGCGCTCGAGCTGGAGGAGCGCGGCTACGACTGGCTCAAGGAAGAAGTGGGCGCCTAG
- the sufB gene encoding Fe-S cluster assembly protein SufB produces MSEAELKHIAEDYKWGFADDVEPELKLKGLSEDVVRAISEAKGEPGWLLEFRLKALEIYFQKPWPTWGPDLSELRRQMGDFYYYVKPPVRDEARSWDEVPDEIRRTYEKLGIPEAEQKVLAGVGAQYDSEMVYHSIKEELEKKGVIFKSIEDGIKEHEELFRRYFAKVVPPTDNKFAALNSALFSGGSFVYVPPGVDVEVPLQAYFRVNTEGFGQFERTLIIIDKGAKAHYIEGCTAPIYTTEALHTGVIEIVVMEGAESRYTTIQNWPVNMYNLVTQRALVHENAYHMWLDGNLGSKVTMKYPSSVLKGRGARSEILSIAFAGDGQHLDTGGKLIFAAPDTSGSIVSKSISKGEGRSSYRGLIKVPQKAERAKVNVECDALLINEASKTDTYPYMEIASETASVGHEATVSRLADDQIFYLTTRGIPEDEAAALIVRGFIEPVAKELPLEFAVELNRLIELEMEGSVG; encoded by the coding sequence ATGAGCGAAGCCGAACTCAAGCACATCGCCGAAGACTACAAATGGGGGTTCGCCGACGACGTCGAGCCCGAGCTGAAGCTCAAGGGGCTGTCCGAAGACGTGGTGCGGGCGATCTCCGAGGCCAAGGGCGAACCCGGGTGGCTGCTCGAGTTCCGCCTGAAGGCGCTGGAGATCTACTTCCAGAAGCCCTGGCCCACCTGGGGCCCGGACCTGAGCGAGCTGCGCCGGCAGATGGGCGACTTCTACTACTACGTCAAGCCCCCCGTGCGCGACGAGGCCCGCAGCTGGGACGAGGTCCCCGACGAGATCCGCCGCACCTACGAGAAGCTGGGCATCCCCGAGGCCGAGCAGAAGGTGCTCGCCGGCGTCGGCGCCCAGTACGACTCCGAGATGGTCTACCACTCCATCAAGGAGGAGCTCGAGAAGAAGGGCGTGATCTTTAAATCGATCGAGGACGGCATCAAGGAGCACGAAGAGCTGTTCCGCCGCTACTTCGCGAAGGTCGTGCCCCCCACCGACAACAAGTTCGCCGCCCTCAACTCGGCGCTCTTCTCGGGCGGATCCTTCGTCTACGTGCCCCCGGGGGTCGACGTGGAGGTGCCGCTGCAGGCCTACTTCCGCGTCAACACCGAGGGCTTCGGCCAGTTCGAGCGCACCCTGATCATCATCGACAAGGGCGCCAAGGCCCACTACATCGAGGGCTGCACCGCGCCCATCTACACCACCGAGGCGCTGCACACCGGCGTGATCGAGATCGTGGTGATGGAAGGGGCCGAGAGCCGCTACACCACGATCCAGAACTGGCCGGTGAACATGTACAACCTGGTCACCCAGCGCGCCCTGGTGCACGAGAACGCCTACCACATGTGGCTCGACGGCAACCTGGGCTCCAAGGTGACGATGAAGTACCCCTCCTCGGTCCTGAAGGGCCGGGGCGCGCGCAGCGAGATCCTCTCGATCGCCTTCGCCGGCGACGGCCAGCACCTCGACACCGGCGGCAAGCTGATCTTCGCCGCGCCCGACACCTCGGGCTCGATCGTCTCGAAGTCGATCTCCAAGGGCGAGGGGCGCAGCAGCTACCGCGGCCTCATCAAGGTGCCCCAGAAGGCCGAGCGCGCCAAGGTGAACGTCGAGTGCGACGCGCTGCTGATCAACGAGGCCTCGAAGACCGACACCTACCCCTACATGGAGATCGCCAGCGAGACCGCCAGCGTGGGCCACGAGGCCACGGTGAGCCGGCTGGCCGACGACCAGATCTTCTACCTGACCACCCGCGGCATCCCCGAAGACGAGGCGGCGGCGCTGATCGTGCGCGGCTTCATCGAACCGGTCGCCAAGGAGCTGCCGCTCGAGTTCGCCGTCGAGCTCAACCGCCTGATCGAGCTCGAGATGGAAGGGTCGGTGGGCTAG
- the sufD gene encoding Fe-S cluster assembly protein SufD: MNETVTSLSLESLRRRSKQRGEPAWLAAARERAWRIFERLDWPTRKNEAWRYTDLDPAWFALELEEARPAELRQRDELPRAVRERLAESDAEAALVFEDGRLVYAHLPAELGAKGVVLSDLAGALEDHGEHVEGALYQAVTETGLQGPEDKLAALNAALWGYGAFVYVPAGVTLEAPIGVFHYAARPGKLSLSRTLIVLDDNAEATFIEEYLSEAHARTHVATGELLLRPGARLRHAGVQTWGAGVRHFHRQRALLERDAVLLDLAVNLGGTLARTEVASELVGPGADSEMLGVYFAGRDQHLDHYTTQHHVSAQARSDVYYKGAAAANGRVVYQGLIQLEPTAQKTDAYQTNRNLLLSREARAESVPQLEIAANDVRCSHGSSTAPVDEEQLFYLATRGIPRAQAQQLLVAAFLEEVLGRVPLEKLRLHIARIIEERLAG, translated from the coding sequence ATGAACGAGACCGTGACCTCCCTTTCGCTGGAGAGCCTGCGCCGGCGCTCGAAGCAGCGGGGCGAGCCCGCCTGGCTGGCGGCCGCGCGCGAGCGCGCCTGGCGGATCTTCGAGCGGCTGGACTGGCCCACCCGCAAGAACGAGGCCTGGCGCTATACCGACCTCGACCCCGCCTGGTTCGCGCTCGAACTCGAGGAGGCCCGGCCCGCCGAGCTGCGCCAGCGGGACGAACTGCCGCGCGCGGTGCGCGAGCGGCTGGCGGAAAGCGACGCCGAGGCCGCGCTGGTCTTCGAGGACGGCCGCCTCGTCTACGCCCACCTGCCCGCCGAGCTGGGCGCCAAGGGCGTCGTCCTCAGCGACCTCGCCGGCGCGCTCGAAGACCACGGCGAGCACGTGGAAGGCGCGCTCTACCAGGCGGTCACCGAGACCGGCCTGCAGGGCCCCGAAGACAAACTCGCCGCCCTGAACGCGGCGCTGTGGGGCTACGGGGCCTTCGTCTACGTGCCCGCCGGGGTGACGCTCGAAGCGCCGATCGGCGTCTTCCACTACGCCGCCCGTCCCGGAAAGCTGAGCCTAAGCCGCACGCTGATTGTCCTGGACGACAACGCCGAGGCGACCTTCATCGAGGAGTACCTCTCGGAAGCGCACGCGCGCACCCACGTGGCCACGGGCGAACTGCTCCTCCGGCCCGGCGCCCGCCTGCGCCACGCCGGCGTGCAGACCTGGGGCGCGGGGGTGCGCCACTTCCACCGCCAGCGGGCGCTGCTCGAGCGCGACGCGGTGCTGCTCGACCTGGCCGTCAACCTTGGCGGCACCCTCGCCCGCACCGAGGTGGCCAGCGAGCTCGTGGGGCCCGGAGCCGACTCGGAGATGCTGGGGGTCTACTTCGCCGGACGGGACCAGCACCTCGACCACTACACCACCCAGCACCACGTGAGCGCTCAGGCGCGTTCCGACGTCTACTACAAGGGCGCGGCCGCGGCGAACGGGCGGGTCGTCTACCAGGGGCTGATCCAGCTCGAGCCCACGGCGCAGAAGACCGACGCCTACCAGACCAACCGCAACCTGCTGCTCAGCCGCGAGGCCCGGGCCGAGAGCGTGCCCCAGCTGGAGATCGCCGCCAACGACGTGCGCTGCAGCCACGGCTCCTCCACCGCGCCGGTCGACGAGGAGCAGCTCTTCTACCTGGCCACGCGCGGCATCCCCCGCGCCCAGGCGCAGCAGCTGCTCGTCGCCGCCTTCCTGGAAGAGGTGCTGGGGCGGGTGCCGCTCGAGAAGCTGCGCCTCCACATCGCCCGGATCATCGAAGAGCGGCTGGCCGGCTGA
- a CDS encoding cysteine desulfurase — protein sequence MFDPEAVKRDFPIFEHHEGLVFLDSAASSQKPRAVTEAMTRYYEHDHANVHRGAYGLSMRATEAYETARRQMARFLGAEADEVVFVRNATEALNLVAYAWGLEHLRDGDEVLVTEMEHHANLVPWQLVAARTGARIKAVPLTAEGRLDLDAFEALLSERTRVLAVTQMSNVLGTVNPVAELAAAARERGALVVVDGAQAAPHLPVRVRELNADFYALSGHKMLGPTGAGVLWGRREALADLPPFLGGGSMIEEVTIERSTYAPPPQRFEAGTPAIAEAIGLGAAADYLMRLGMENVWAHDRALLEYALERLAEVPDLHLYGPRGADRGGVIAFNLGRLHPHDLATALDERGVAVRTGHHCAQPLHRRLGVAATARASFYVYNTPTDVDRLVEALLEARKFFADWL from the coding sequence ATGTTCGACCCCGAAGCGGTCAAGCGCGACTTTCCCATCTTCGAACACCACGAAGGCCTCGTCTTCCTCGACTCCGCCGCCAGCAGCCAGAAGCCGCGGGCGGTGACGGAGGCGATGACGCGTTACTACGAACACGACCACGCCAACGTCCACCGCGGCGCCTACGGGCTCTCGATGCGCGCCACCGAGGCCTACGAGACCGCGCGCCGGCAGATGGCGCGTTTCCTCGGCGCGGAAGCGGACGAGGTCGTCTTCGTGCGCAACGCCACCGAGGCGCTCAACCTGGTGGCCTACGCCTGGGGGCTCGAGCACCTGCGCGACGGCGACGAGGTCCTGGTCACCGAGATGGAGCACCACGCCAACCTGGTGCCCTGGCAGCTGGTGGCGGCCCGCACCGGCGCCCGCATCAAGGCCGTGCCCCTCACCGCGGAAGGCCGGCTCGACCTGGACGCCTTCGAGGCCCTGCTTTCGGAGCGCACCCGCGTCCTCGCCGTCACCCAGATGTCGAACGTACTGGGCACGGTCAACCCGGTGGCGGAGCTGGCCGCCGCGGCGCGCGAGCGCGGGGCGCTGGTGGTGGTCGACGGGGCCCAGGCCGCTCCCCACCTGCCCGTGCGGGTGCGGGAACTGAACGCCGACTTCTACGCCCTTTCGGGCCACAAGATGCTCGGCCCCACGGGCGCGGGCGTGCTCTGGGGGCGGCGCGAGGCGCTGGCCGACCTGCCCCCCTTCCTGGGCGGCGGCAGCATGATCGAGGAGGTCACGATCGAGCGCTCCACCTACGCCCCGCCGCCGCAACGCTTCGAGGCCGGAACCCCGGCGATCGCCGAGGCCATCGGCCTGGGGGCGGCGGCCGACTACCTGATGCGGCTGGGCATGGAGAACGTCTGGGCCCACGACCGGGCGCTGCTCGAATACGCCCTCGAGCGGCTGGCCGAGGTGCCCGACCTGCACCTCTACGGGCCCCGCGGCGCGGACCGGGGCGGGGTGATCGCCTTCAACCTGGGCCGCCTCCACCCCCACGACCTCGCCACCGCCCTGGACGAGCGCGGCGTGGCCGTGCGCACCGGGCACCACTGCGCCCAACCGCTGCACCGGCGGCTGGGGGTCGCGGCCACCGCCCGCGCGAGCTTCTACGTCTACAACACCCCCACCGACGTGGACCGGCTGGTGGAGGCGCTGCTGGAGGCCCGGAAGTTTTTCGCGGACTGGTTGTAG
- the sufU gene encoding Fe-S cluster assembly sulfur transfer protein SufU — translation MSLLEELYRETIMQHAQRPHNFGPLEGATVKVGGHNPSCGDRIELYLKVEDGRIAEARFTGHGCAISQSSASMMTDLIRGKTLDEALELEKKFKAMVVEGEPPAPELGDLSALQGVAKLHARVKCATLAWNALEQAIEEVRPS, via the coding sequence ATGAGCCTGCTCGAAGAACTCTACCGTGAGACGATCATGCAGCACGCCCAGCGGCCGCACAACTTCGGCCCGCTGGAGGGCGCGACCGTGAAGGTCGGCGGCCACAACCCCAGCTGCGGCGACCGGATCGAGCTCTACCTGAAGGTCGAGGACGGCCGCATCGCCGAGGCCCGCTTCACCGGCCACGGCTGCGCCATCAGCCAGAGCTCGGCCAGCATGATGACCGACCTGATCCGCGGCAAGACGCTCGACGAGGCGCTGGAGCTGGAAAAGAAGTTCAAGGCCATGGTGGTCGAGGGCGAACCCCCCGCACCCGAACTGGGGGACCTCAGCGCCCTGCAGGGGGTAGCCAAGCTGCACGCGCGCGTCAAGTGCGCCACGCTGGCCTGGAACGCCCTGGAGCAGGCGATCGAGGAAGTGCGCCCGTCATGA
- a CDS encoding alpha/beta fold hydrolase: protein MEWLIAAKPVVLLHAFPFNPEMWAPQVAELEGRYTVYAPALPGFGGREPGAASLEAWAEELDETLDDLGFEEAVFVGLSMGGYLAFRVWDLFPERVAGLVLADTRAQPDDEAGKAKRAELAARVRSEGTGVLIESFVPSVLGPGTLAADTEEKRAVLEWVERWVREADPEGVARALEALAARPDSRPLLGEIEVPTLVLVGEDDALTPPDDARAIADAVPDAELLILPGAGHMANLEAPEAFNTALLGFLEKVYGG, encoded by the coding sequence ATGGAATGGTTGATCGCGGCTAAACCCGTGGTGTTGTTGCACGCCTTCCCGTTCAACCCCGAGATGTGGGCCCCGCAGGTGGCCGAGCTGGAGGGCCGCTACACGGTCTACGCGCCGGCCCTGCCCGGCTTCGGCGGGCGCGAGCCGGGAGCGGCGAGCCTGGAGGCCTGGGCCGAAGAACTCGACGAAACGCTCGACGACCTGGGCTTCGAGGAGGCCGTCTTCGTGGGCCTCTCCATGGGGGGCTACCTGGCCTTCCGGGTTTGGGACCTCTTCCCCGAGCGCGTCGCAGGGCTGGTGCTCGCCGACACCCGTGCCCAGCCCGACGACGAGGCCGGCAAGGCGAAGCGCGCGGAGCTGGCCGCCCGGGTGCGCTCAGAGGGCACCGGAGTCTTGATCGAGAGCTTCGTCCCCTCGGTGCTGGGACCGGGAACGCTCGCCGCGGACACCGAAGAAAAGCGGGCGGTCCTCGAGTGGGTGGAGCGCTGGGTGCGCGAAGCCGACCCCGAGGGGGTGGCCCGGGCGCTCGAGGCGCTGGCGGCGCGCCCCGACTCGCGGCCGCTGCTGGGCGAGATCGAGGTGCCGACCCTGGTCCTCGTGGGCGAGGACGACGCCCTCACCCCGCCGGACGACGCCCGCGCCATCGCCGACGCCGTCCCGGACGCCGAGCTGCTGATCCTGCCCGGCGCCGGCCACATGGCCAACCTGGAAGCTCCGGAGGCGTTCAACACCGCGCTCCTGGGCTTCCTCGAGAAGGTCTACGGAGGCTAG